Proteins co-encoded in one Erinaceus europaeus chromosome 2, mEriEur2.1, whole genome shotgun sequence genomic window:
- the LOC103128582 gene encoding Fanconi anemia core complex-associated protein 24-like, which produces MSEQYFLAMQKFTVLDLGMVLLPVASQMEASCLIIQLVQEQVKEPSSNPFLRNKQAQISEPSLLRIVQQISGVGKVKAPLLLQKFPSIQQLSNASV; this is translated from the exons ATGAGTGAACAGTACTTCTTGGCCATGCAGAAGTTTACTGTTCTGGACCTGGGAATGGTGTTACTTCCAGTAGCCAGCCAGATGGAAGCATCCTGCCTCATTATCCAACTA gttcAAGAACAAGTCAAAGAACCCAGTAGTAACCCTTTCCTTAGGAATAAGCAGGCTCAGATATCCGAGCCATCCCTCCTCAGAATTGTGCAACAGATCTCAGGAGTTGGAAAAGTCAAAGCTCCTCTGCTGCTTCAGAAGTTCCCAAGTATCCAGCAGCTGAGCAATGCTTCTGTCTGA